TTGAAGCCCAAGGTTGGGTTAGAAGTGCAAATGGTACGGTAATTCTTACGGCTGAGCCTACTGTGGTGACACCTCAAGGAACTTGGTTATCTCCTTTGGATTGCCTACGGTTGAGGGCAAACTTATGAAATGCAAACGGATTCAATCCATTCTAGTTTTAGCGAATGGAATTCGCAGCTATACAAGCAAAACCCACCTACGTGGGTTTCAAAACCTTAATTTTTCAAGAGTCCGCGTAGGCGGACTTAATTTGTATAGCCGCGAATTCTATTCGCTGGCACCTTTCTTGCGTAAAATTATCTTGGTTGCGACTCTCAGCTTTATACTCAGCTTCAATATCCCAACATTATTTTCTGCCACTGCACAGCAACCTGTTGTGATTCAGCAATCCGCGATCGCGTTATTACAAGCAGGTAAAAAAAGTTATGATGAAGGACTATTTGCTGAGGCAATACAAACGTTACAACAGGCGGCAAAAATATACGCCGCCAGAGGAGAAACCCTCAACCAAGCTCAAACACTCAGTTTTCTTTCTTTAGCTCAACAGAAGTTAGGTCAATTCCAAGAAGCAGAACAAGCTATTTCTACTAGTTTATTTTTATTAAAAGACTTACCTGATAATAAAGATATAACTCAAATTCGTGCTTTAGTTTTGAATGCTCAAGCACATTTACAATTTGTTAAGGGTAATGCTGAAACTGCTTTGGAAACTTGGCAAAATACAGAGAAACTTTATAGTCAAATTCGCGATCGCACAGGAATTATTGGGAGTAAAATCAATCAAACTTTAGCACTACAAGTTTTAGGGCTTTACCGTCGTGCTGATAAAATTATCACTCAGATAGAACAAGAAATTTATAAAGAACCCGATCCCTCTTTTAAAGTTGCTGGTTTACTAAATATCGGTCAGATTCGCAGACAGGGGAGAGATTTGGAACAATCTCAGAAAATTTTAAAGATGGGACTAGAAGTGGCTCAAAAAATGCGATCGCCTGAAGTTCAAAGTAAAGTTTTACTGAGTTTGGGCAATACTGAGAGCGCATTAGCCAGAAATGCAAAAGTCTCGAAAAACTTAAAAAATGCTCAAAATTATACTCAAAAAGCTTTAAATTCTTATCAACAAGCAGCTAATATTGCCATCTCACCGCAGACAAAAATTCAAGCAAATCTCAATCAACTTTCTGTCTTGCTTGAAAATCGGCAATATTCCTCTCTTCCAGTTTTGCTGCCACAAATTAGGATTTCCTTAGAGAAATTACCGAAGAGTCGAGCTTCCATATATGCTCGTGTAAATTTTGCTCAAAATTTAATCAAATGGTCATTAGACAGAAAAGAAAACATAACTCAAATACTAAATATTGCCATTGAGCAAGCAAGAAATTTAACAGACAAAAGAGCAGAATCCTATGCTTTGGGAACGCTTGGTGAAGTATATGAAAAAACTTCAGACTGGGCAAAGGCGATAGAATTTACTCGCTCGGCTTTAGTTATTGCTCAAGCGATAAATGCACCTGATATTGCCTATCGCTGGCAATGGCAAATGGGGCGGTTGCTTCAAATGCAAGCCGAAAAAACACATCACAACAAAAATACTGACACCAAAGCAGTGAGTTACTACACTCAAGCATTTAATACTCTGAATAATTTACGGGGCGATTTAGTCGTTCTCAATCCCGAAGTGCAGTTTTCTTTCCGAGAAACTGTAGAACCAGTATATCGCCAGTTAGTGGATTTACTTTTGCGAGATCTGAACCCCAATCGCGATCGCTTGATTCAAGCCCGTGACGTGATGGAAGCGCTCCAGTTAGCAGAACTAGATAACTTTTTTGGAGATGCTTGTGCCAAACCAGAAAAAGTCAAAATTGATGATTTAGATCCTCATGCAGCCGTTATCTATCCGATTATTCTACCAGACCGTTTAGAAGTTGTTATCAAATTACCAGGCACTGATAACTTACGTCATTATGGAAATCAAAATGTTTCTGACACTCAAGTAGACGAAGCTGTTAAACGACTGCGACAATCTTTAAAAAGACGCAGCACCAGCCCCAATCAGATCAAAAAAGAAGCTCAACAAATTTATGATTGGTTGATAAAACCTTTTGAAGCTGAATTAGAAAATACTAAAAATCGAGAGGAAAGTCAGATAAAAAATTTAGTATTTGTTCTAGACGGTTCATTGCGTAATTTACCAATGGCAGTTCTCCACAATGGAACAAGATACCTCATAGAAAGATATGCTGTGAGTGTCACCTCTGGCTTGCAACTTCTCGAACCCAAACCACTTTTGAGAGAATCGCTACGTGTCTTAGTAGGTGGTGCTATAGATGCTCCCAGTTTTGAAAAGGAAGGTTTAGGAGCCATCAATAACGTAGCGGTAGAACTGGAGGGAGTCAAGAAAAACGTTCAGCGTACACAAATGTTGGAAAATCAAACATTTCTCCAGCAAAACATCCAAAAACAAATTAATTCCAATCCCTATAATATCGTTCACCTAGCAACTCACGGTAAATTCAGTTCTAACCCAGAGCAAACTTTTATTTTAGATTGGCAAAAACGTATCAAAGTTAAGGATTTTGATAGCTTACTGAATTTAGATTATCAAAGAAGTTCCAAACCCATTGAATTACTTATTCTTAGTGCTTGCGAAACTGCAACAGGAGACAATCGAGCAGCTTTGGGACTAGCAGGAGTAGCAATCAAAGCAGGCGCACGCAGTACACTAGCTAGCTTGTGGCAAGTCAACGATGCCTCAACTGCTCAATTTATGATTAAATTCTACCAAGAATTGAAGAATCCTCAAGTAACAAAAGCAGAAGCATTACGAAATGCCCAACGTGCTTTCTTAAAAGAGTTTTCTAGCACAGATTATAACCGCCCTTATCATTGGGCATCCTTTATTCTCGTAGGAAATTGGTTTTGATTTTGCAGATATTTTAACGAACAATCTGCATTCTCTTGATTGAGGTAACTGTCTTACTTTTACCGCAAGGTTCAGCACTCTGACAATCATTGACTTTTTCTAGTCCGTAAAATAAACGCACTTTCTTATTTAAAAAAGTTTTTTCCTTTTCACAAATGTCATAAGATGCATATAGTCCTTGGTATTTTTTCCTTTTGCTATCTATTAAATCAACGTAGCAGGAAATATCTCCGTTTGTGATGTTTGTAACAGTGGCAATTTGAGGTAATTTAGCTGTCTTCTGTGCTTGAACAACGGATATGTTGGCAAAAATGCTAATAGTAGAAGTAGCAAAAACACAAACAGAGAATCCTATGGCTGATAGATGAGAGATTTTTTTGATTTTCATAATTTGCTGTTTTTATAATCTTTCTTAGCCTCGGCGATTGGAAATCGCGGCTATACAAACCAAGTCCGCCTACGCGGACTGGATTGTAAAGGGGGTCATAGAACTCAATTTGCGATCGCTAGAAATTGAATATCAGTGAAAATACTAATATTTGAAGTTTTGTAAAGCTTCAGAAAATATTTCTTGTGACCGATATGATAAATCAATTTTATTTACTGCAGTACGCGATCGTCAAATCAAAATTGAACGGAAATGATTTCCCGCAGTCCCCACCCAAAAATACTTGGAAATATCTACATTTTAGGTGGGGTTAGGGAGAACCAAAATAAAAAGCGGATCTTCATTGTAGTAGAATAATAATGGTACGGCAAAGCGAAGTTTCGTGGAGGCACGACTATTTACAGCAATTATCTATTGTTTAACTTGTGGGCACTTTCGGACAACAACCGAATTCTTGTCAGTTCACAAACAAGAATTAGAAAACACCAATAAAGTTATTAAAAAAGCTAAAGATCACGGTTGGGAACGCCAAATCGAGATGAATGAAAAGGTGAAGCGTAATCTAGAGAAAATTATTAGTTCATTGGAGTCAGAAAATGGTCTCTGAAAAAAAGATAGAAGCGCTCAAGGATGCTGCTGAACGAAAAGCTTACGTTGTGAACGTTGTGAACGAGATAAATGCCCTAACGTGGAATGCTGCATGACTCATCAGTTGAAACGATAAATATAACCTTTTTACTTCGATTGCGGAATTTAGCACGTTAAATACGCAAGAGCCCCAAAGTTACAACAACCTGGCTCTACTCTACGACGACCAAGGACGGTACAGCGAAGCGGAACCACTGTTACAAAAAGCATTGTCAATTGCAGAACTTAGCTTAGGAGTAGATCATCCCAGTACAGCCACTATCCGTGAAAATCTGAAATTGTTGGGCGATAATTACACTTAACGCTAGTGTAGTAAAAAAATTATAAATTAGCTAGTAGTGCAGCATTCCACGAAGGAGCCATAACGTTGACCTGATGGCTCAAAGTATCAATTTCTCGTGGAGCGTTGTCACCAACATATGGTAATTTACCAACTTAGGGTCATAAGGGTGAAGCATTAATGACGGGGAGTATAGATTTGCTGGGCTTGCTATCAACCAAGTTCTAACTCCCGTTTCAGATCGTCGAAATCTACAACAAAGACATCGACTTTTTCACGGGCTAGTGCCTCCATAAATTCCTTACGGTTTAATCCGGCAATTTGGGCAGATCTTTCTTGGGAAATTTCTGTACGTTGATACCAGTAAATAGCAGCTGCTTTTCGGAGAGCGGAAGCAAATTCTTCTGGTGAGGAATAACAAGTCTTAAAGGCATCTTTAGGTATGTCTAAAGAAATTTTCATCTAGTACACTGCGGCGTAAGTTTGGATAGGGTTATACAGCCAACCCACTCAATATTGACAAATAATGTATTTTATGGTGTGTGTTCGCTCCTGCATTGTTGGGCGAGATGAATTAATGCCTCATTCTCCAAGAACCTGATTCTGGATCTGATTGTACTAATGCCATGTAATACATGGAAAAAGCTAAAGCAGGTTAACAGTGTATTAACGTGAGTTCGACGGCTCTAAAAACGTAGAAAGCTTGCTGTATAAAGTATTGAGCGTATGTACTGTATGTTTACTTAGCTATTGAAGGGTAAGCGTTTAGGGGGTAGAAGGGAGATCGCCAAATAGGGAAGTATTGGGAGCACGTGGGCAGAGGGATGAGGTAAACAATTAACGCTCGTAAGAAGGAAGAGGGAAGACCGAAGTTGTATCCCCATCAATAAATTGAGGGGATTTGAAATGGCAAGAACAAAATCTTACTTTTCCATCAATAAATTGAGGGGCTTCTACCTTAGGAAGGAGGAAGAGAGAAAGAGCAGACGGAAAATTCTTTCCAACTTCGGCCTTTCAACTTCGGTCCTTCCTTATTTTCGGTGAGTGGGAATGAACTAAGCGTAAGCGGTGCGATTGCCTCCGGCACGCTTCGCGAACGCCAACTAGAGCACGTGGGCAGAGGGATGAGGTAAACAAGTGAGTGGGAATGGACTAAGCGTAAGCGGTGCGATTGCCTCCGGCACGCTTCGCGAACGCCAACTAGAGCACGTGGGCAGAGACAGAGGTATGAGGGGATGTTGTGTGGCAATAAACCCTTACTCCAGACAATAAAGTTTTACACTGGAACGTACCTGAGTTTGGTACGTTTGCGACTGGATTTTGTATGCTGAGCCTTCAATTAAAGCATTTTCAAAAACTTGGTGTAAAACTTTATTGTCAATCCAGTTTTTTTGGCTAACGTAAGATTAAGGCTTGGAGGCTACGCCAGTGTAAGACTTTATTGTCTCAATACATCAGGATTTCCTTTTCCATATAATACACGGACTGATTCGGTTTCTTTTCCCATGTAATACACCGTTACTCCCCTCTACCTTTTCCCACGTATTACACGGTAGCAGCACAATCTCATCCTTTAGTCCGTATTTCCTTACCCTGTCAGGCATTAATTCCTCTCACCCTTTAAAAATGAGCGAACGTACAGTTAAGAATTGGAGAGTTGCACGTGGTCCAGAAAAGAAAGAACGAATTGCTCATGCTTTGGATAATTTTATTGAGGAGTTGCTTGCCACCATCGACTCACCAAATCCTAGTTCTAGTTTAGAAAATCCAAATATCGAACTAGAACCTGAGATAGAAAAGCAATCGCCCAAAAGCAAATCTAGACAAGCTTAATCTGAGTAAAATCTTATTAACCGTAAAAAAAGGTGGGTATTCCCCACCAGAAAAATTAGCTTTGTATTCGCGTATTATTGCTGATTCTTTTATTTGGTATAAGCTCCCTTTTGATGCTCACACTCAAATCTCTGAAACTTGGTTTGAACTCTTGTTGCGATTTAAGTATTCCTCGAACAGTTCAAAAAATCTTTCTAGAGCTTCACGCTCATCCATAGAATTAAAGAGAATTATTTTAGCCCATGATTGGTTTGATTTAATTCCATATCGTTGTTGTAACCAAGGTTGAAAACCTTCAAATTCTCTTTCCTGTTCGGTGGGGGCTAAACCAACTTCTCTTCGAGCCAGAGTGTATCCTCTTAAAATCATCTCAAGCCTAGTAATTGAGCTAGTACCTAAGTACATACCTGGTCTCTTTTTAATCCATCCAAGAAGTTCGTAAATATCATAGTTTCTTCGTGGTTTAATATTATCCACGTTTGATTCAAAATTTCTTTCACTTTCTAATCTTCCTTTCTGGCTCGCAAATTTTTCAAAGTCCTTAAAAAAACTATCGAAAGCAAGTCTCTCACTTCCACAAGTAAAGAGAAGAATCCCTGCCCATGACTGAGTTACTGTAGTATTTGCTCTTTCTTGTACCCACTCTTGAAATCCATTCATTGCGAAGCCTTCTTGAATAAACCCCAAATCACTTAGAGTACTTAAATAACCAACTAAGAATGAATGAAGACAAGTAATTGATGGTTGGTCTAAGTATCTAACTGGGTTATCTTTAATGTCTTGAAGAAGTTCTGAAAAATTCCTCATATTGAGTCCTCTACTAAAATTTAAAATCTGTATCTTTCTTCAATAAAAATAGCTCCCAAACGTATCTTACTATCGAATACTAAATTATTCTTCCACTGTTCTGTTGGAACTCCATCAGGATGATGATTGTCAAAAACCTTTCTTTCTCCATTTACTGTAATCTCAATTCCCCGATGATGACCATTCTCTGAAATAGCATCAGATCCTTGAGGGAGACTATCATCATAAATGTTATCATCATATGGTGTTAGTCTTGGTGTATTAAGTTCGACTCGTTCTCCACGAATGTTTTTCTCTTTTAAGTAATCCTCGATTTTTTGAGCACATTCAACACATTTCAAATTATTATTTGGTTTGAAACTATTTACAATATCACTAATGTCTTGAAGGACTTGAGGAGTAACTGCTTCTCCCGGAGCTTGTGGATCTCCAAAATCCCCAGGATCTCCAGAACCTCCTGAATCCCCAGAGCCAGAACCACCACTTGCAGATGTTGGTGGTGATGGAACATTAGAATTGTGTGGATCTAAATCACTAGCATCAGGTACTCCGTCATTGTCATCATCTGGGTCAGTTGTGTCTGGGATGCTATCTCTATCAAAATCAGGATTCCCAGGCATAGTATAAATTCCTGGCACTATCCTTAAAGGTCGATCATCTTCTGGAGTATTGGGGTCGTCTGTCTCTTGTCCCGGAATTACAATTTTGTTCGCATCAAGCGTATCTCCAGGATCTAATAAACCCCCTTGTGGCATTGAACTAACAAGATTTTGCCAGTCAGAAGGTTCGAGTAATCTAACTGCTTCATCACGTAAATTCTGGCTCCAATTCTTCCATAATGTTGGATCGCCTTCAAAAGCAATTTGACCAATACATCCTGAAACGGGAGCAAAGTTAACATCTAAAATATAAGGGTCAAAAAAGTATCCTAATTCAGAGCTATAGTAGGGTGAAGGAGTACACTCAGGAGTTATCCACTTACCGTAAAGATAATAGCTACCATCAGATCCTTGAGTAACAGTTATTGTACCTGGAAACCAGGCAGTAGAGGTAGGACGACCTTTTCCACCACAAGCAACAATATCAGGGTGTAACTGACAATACTTGAATCTAGCTAGATTCTGAGCCTGCTCATTATTAGTTTGACTCCAATAATGCCAAATTGCATATCCACCACCAACTGCACCCACAACAACACCAACTCTACCAACAGCTGTGACAACAGCATTAGCAGTGCCAGTAGACCCAGAAGTAGCAGCAATTGTAGCTTGACCAAGACCTGCACTCGTAGGAGCAGCAACATTTGCACCTATTTCTAAACCTACAGCTTCGGCGCATACAGGGTCAACGGCGCACTTATTGAGTGTAGTCACCGCATAAGCAGTATTAGGAAATGCTTTAAGCAAGAAAATCCAAACAAAAAGCCAAATTTTGAAAAATTCAGCTAAACTTTTTCTGATTTTGGGACGCACTAATTTGACTCCTGACAACACGGTTGTTAAAACGATTCCTTTTTTAATTGTCAGAAGAATCCAAAAAAAGAAAATTCGTGGGGGTACTTAACTTTTTTTAAAGATATAAACAATTATTTAGAATTAAGTTAAACTAACCGTAAATTCATATCAAACTACTTCTCAAGTTTAGAAAAATTTATCGCTCCTTTATAAAGTCAGTTTAAAGAAACTGATAAAAATGTGAAGTTTTTAAGATGACATAAAGGTGGAAATAGTCTGGTTCCGTGTTTTTTATACGTATACGTTAAATTTAGCTGCTCGATTTGGTTCCCAATCCACGCAATTAAGCTTTAACCCACATTCCGCACTTCAAAATGTAGTACAGAGAGTCACATAATTCTTCTCAGATGCAGGTAAATAAAAATACACGAATTTTTTCAGTAGTTCGGCATTGAGTTGGCATGAAGAAATAAAGCAAAAGCAAAGTAGAAAATTGATTTCCAGCTTTTGATAAAACTAAATATACATTGATTAATTTCAAATGGGACAATCAGAAAAACTCAAAAATCTTTGATAGGTAAAAAATGTTCCCAATCTCAGATGCGAAAATTAAGAATATCGACCACTTAGGAATAGTAGCTGGGCTGATTGACGAAATAGGAATAGTTGAAATAATAAATTCTAAATTAGGAATAGACACCCGAGAGAAGATTTCAGCGGGAATATTGGTGAAAGCAATTTTAATCAATGGATTAGGATTTGTATCAAGACCTTTATATTTATTTAGCCAGTTTTTTGAAGATAAAGGAATCGAAATATTATTGGGTTCAGAGGTAAAAAAAGATTATATGAATGACGATAAACTGGGAAGAGTCATGGATAAATTATATAAATATGGATTGAATAATCTGTTTATAGAAATTGGATTATCAGTGATTAAAAAATTTCAGATAAATACAAAATATTCACATCTGGATGCGACATCATTTCATCTACATGGAGAATATAAAAGTGGAGAAAATCAGGAAAAAGAAGAAGTAAGCAGAGAAAGACCAATAATTGTAACCAAAGGATATTCTCGTGACCATAGACCAGATTTGAAACAATGTATTTTAGATTTAATTACGAGTAGTGATGGAGATATACCATTATTAATGAGAGCGGGAGATGGTAATGAAGCGGATAAAGCCGTATTTGGAAAAATTTTAGTAGAGTTTAAAAAGCAAATAGATTTTGAAAGTATTATGGTCTGCGATAGCGCATTATATAGTCAAGAAAATCTCCAATTAATTGAACATCTAAAATGGATAAGTAGAGTACCGATGACAATTAAAAAAGCACAGGGATTAGTGAAGTTTGTAGAAATAGAAGAGATAAGTCCAGAAGAAAGAGATAAAAGAGCAGCCCTAAACTTAGAAGGATATAAATGGAAAGAAGAAATAGTAAATTATGGTGGAATTAAACAAATATGGCTAATAGTAGAAAGTCAAAACAGAAAAATTAGTGATTTAGAAAAGCTAGAGAAAAAGCTAAAAAAAGAAAAAGAAAAAGTTGAAAAGCAGTTGAAAGCATTCAAAAAAGAAGATTTTGAAACACCGGAGCAAGCCAGATACAGACTAAAAGCCATTAATAAGAAATTGAAACTATTTGAAATTAAAGATGTTCAAATTTTTGAAAGTCAATCAAAAGAGAATCAGACTATTTATAAAATATCAGGAGTCATTCATGAAAAAATAGAAGAGATAGAAATCCAAAGAAAAGAAGCAGGAAGGTTTATTTTAGCAACTAATTTAGTAGACGAGAATAAGTTAGAGCCAGAAGAAATTCTGAGAAATTATAAAAATCAACAATCATGTGAACGAGGATTTAGATTTCTGAAAGACCCATTATTTTTTGTTGATAGTTTTTTTGTAGAAAATCCTGAAAGAATAGAGACGATGTTATTTTTAATGTCTCTGTGTTTATTAGTTTATAATCTCGGTCAAAGGCAACTAAGAAACAGCTTAAAAAGAGTCAAGATGGGAATCAAAAATCAATTAGGAAAATTAACTTTTAGTCCTACATTAAGGTGGGTATTTCAATGTTTTCAAGGAATTCATATTTTAATTTTAAACGGTGTTAGTCAAATAGTTAATTTAACAGAAGAGCGTCATTTTATTTTGAATAATCTGCCATCATCTTGTCAAAAATATTATTTGCTTTCTTAATTTAAGCAGTATATGGAGAGTGAATAAAAATTTCTCAGTTTCCGAGGAAATCATAATTATTCCTCCAATTTTTAGTGCTTAAATAACCTGTTTTATCAGTTAAATATTTGATAATTGATAATTTTTCTTTATGCCACGGATTGGTTCAATATTCTTTTCTTAATTATCCTAATTGTTTGACTTTTACGTTGATTGTAGTTTTTTTGTACTTCAATTTGAAGTGCGGAATGTGGGCTTAAAGTTTTTCATAAATCATTTAGGATTCCTATATTAGGGTTAGGACTTACGTATGCTCTACGAATTCTTGGCGCTCTTGGCGTCTTGGCGGTTCGATAAATCAAGGTTTCTAGCAATTTTTGCGTAAGTCCTGAGGTTAACAAGGTTTTTAAAATAAAACTTCAGGAGATTTTTAATACATTGTAAAACTCCGTCTGAACTTTAGAGCTTCAGGCGGAGTTATTGTGTGAATGGTTAGTGGTTGATGGTTAGTGGTTAGTGGTTGGTA
This genomic interval from Scytonema hofmannii PCC 7110 contains the following:
- a CDS encoding CHAT domain-containing protein encodes the protein MKCKRIQSILVLANGIRSYTSKTHLRGFQNLNFSRVRVGGLNLYSREFYSLAPFLRKIILVATLSFILSFNIPTLFSATAQQPVVIQQSAIALLQAGKKSYDEGLFAEAIQTLQQAAKIYAARGETLNQAQTLSFLSLAQQKLGQFQEAEQAISTSLFLLKDLPDNKDITQIRALVLNAQAHLQFVKGNAETALETWQNTEKLYSQIRDRTGIIGSKINQTLALQVLGLYRRADKIITQIEQEIYKEPDPSFKVAGLLNIGQIRRQGRDLEQSQKILKMGLEVAQKMRSPEVQSKVLLSLGNTESALARNAKVSKNLKNAQNYTQKALNSYQQAANIAISPQTKIQANLNQLSVLLENRQYSSLPVLLPQIRISLEKLPKSRASIYARVNFAQNLIKWSLDRKENITQILNIAIEQARNLTDKRAESYALGTLGEVYEKTSDWAKAIEFTRSALVIAQAINAPDIAYRWQWQMGRLLQMQAEKTHHNKNTDTKAVSYYTQAFNTLNNLRGDLVVLNPEVQFSFRETVEPVYRQLVDLLLRDLNPNRDRLIQARDVMEALQLAELDNFFGDACAKPEKVKIDDLDPHAAVIYPIILPDRLEVVIKLPGTDNLRHYGNQNVSDTQVDEAVKRLRQSLKRRSTSPNQIKKEAQQIYDWLIKPFEAELENTKNREESQIKNLVFVLDGSLRNLPMAVLHNGTRYLIERYAVSVTSGLQLLEPKPLLRESLRVLVGGAIDAPSFEKEGLGAINNVAVELEGVKKNVQRTQMLENQTFLQQNIQKQINSNPYNIVHLATHGKFSSNPEQTFILDWQKRIKVKDFDSLLNLDYQRSSKPIELLILSACETATGDNRAALGLAGVAIKAGARSTLASLWQVNDASTAQFMIKFYQELKNPQVTKAEALRNAQRAFLKEFSSTDYNRPYHWASFILVGNWF
- a CDS encoding tetratricopeptide repeat protein; the protein is MAEFSTLNTQEPQSYNNLALLYDDQGRYSEAEPLLQKALSIAELSLGVDHPSTATIRENLKLLGDNYT
- a CDS encoding UPF0175 family protein; translation: MKISLDIPKDAFKTCYSSPEEFASALRKAAAIYWYQRTEISQERSAQIAGLNRKEFMEALAREKVDVFVVDFDDLKRELELG
- a CDS encoding papain fold toxin domain-containing protein; its protein translation is MRPKIRKSLAEFFKIWLFVWIFLLKAFPNTAYAVTTLNKCAVDPVCAEAVGLEIGANVAAPTSAGLGQATIAATSGSTGTANAVVTAVGRVGVVVGAVGGGYAIWHYWSQTNNEQAQNLARFKYCQLHPDIVACGGKGRPTSTAWFPGTITVTQGSDGSYYLYGKWITPECTPSPYYSSELGYFFDPYILDVNFAPVSGCIGQIAFEGDPTLWKNWSQNLRDEAVRLLEPSDWQNLVSSMPQGGLLDPGDTLDANKIVIPGQETDDPNTPEDDRPLRIVPGIYTMPGNPDFDRDSIPDTTDPDDDNDGVPDASDLDPHNSNVPSPPTSASGGSGSGDSGGSGDPGDFGDPQAPGEAVTPQVLQDISDIVNSFKPNNNLKCVECAQKIEDYLKEKNIRGERVELNTPRLTPYDDNIYDDSLPQGSDAISENGHHRGIEITVNGERKVFDNHHPDGVPTEQWKNNLVFDSKIRLGAIFIEERYRF
- a CDS encoding IS1634 family transposase is translated as MFPISDAKIKNIDHLGIVAGLIDEIGIVEIINSKLGIDTREKISAGILVKAILINGLGFVSRPLYLFSQFFEDKGIEILLGSEVKKDYMNDDKLGRVMDKLYKYGLNNLFIEIGLSVIKKFQINTKYSHLDATSFHLHGEYKSGENQEKEEVSRERPIIVTKGYSRDHRPDLKQCILDLITSSDGDIPLLMRAGDGNEADKAVFGKILVEFKKQIDFESIMVCDSALYSQENLQLIEHLKWISRVPMTIKKAQGLVKFVEIEEISPEERDKRAALNLEGYKWKEEIVNYGGIKQIWLIVESQNRKISDLEKLEKKLKKEKEKVEKQLKAFKKEDFETPEQARYRLKAINKKLKLFEIKDVQIFESQSKENQTIYKISGVIHEKIEEIEIQRKEAGRFILATNLVDENKLEPEEILRNYKNQQSCERGFRFLKDPLFFVDSFFVENPERIETMLFLMSLCLLVYNLGQRQLRNSLKRVKMGIKNQLGKLTFSPTLRWVFQCFQGIHILILNGVSQIVNLTEERHFILNNLPSSCQKYYLLS